The Sphingomonas sinipercae genome contains a region encoding:
- a CDS encoding NAD-dependent succinate-semialdehyde dehydrogenase, with translation MGYEPELKLFINGSWRTGEGRDSFQVVNPVTGEGIADVPLATEADLDEALDTAKRTYPEWRATDVEKRSAILHKAAKLLKERADQIGRTLTQEQGKPFAEAKGEVFGAASLFDWYAEEIKRDYGRVLVRPPGQLSRVMHEPVGPVATFTPWNFPIYLLAKKVAAALAAGCSVIAKPPEETPGNTLAVAQALDDAGLPKGVFQLVHGVPDMVSRHLIASPTIRKVSFTGSTAVGKHLMKLCADSMTRVTMELGGHAPVLIFDDCDLEKTLDMVVPQKFRNAGQVCVSPTRFYVQESIYEAFIKGFAERTRKVTMGDGLEAETRMGPLANKRRPEAIGALVADAKAKGARLVEGGEPGDSGFFFRPTLLADVPVEADIMNTEPFGPVAVSRAFKDMDEAIEQANRLPFGLAAFAFTENGRRANLLGDAIEAGMVGINTFAISVADAPFGGVKDSGFGSEGGKEGLETYQVVKAIHQA, from the coding sequence ATGGGATATGAACCGGAGCTCAAGCTCTTCATCAACGGAAGCTGGCGCACGGGCGAAGGCCGTGACAGCTTCCAGGTCGTCAACCCGGTCACCGGCGAAGGCATTGCCGACGTGCCCCTGGCGACCGAAGCGGACCTGGACGAAGCGCTGGACACCGCCAAGCGCACCTACCCCGAATGGCGCGCGACCGACGTCGAGAAGCGCAGCGCCATCCTGCACAAGGCCGCAAAACTGCTGAAGGAACGCGCCGACCAGATCGGCCGGACGCTGACCCAGGAACAGGGCAAGCCCTTTGCCGAAGCCAAGGGCGAGGTCTTCGGGGCAGCGTCCCTGTTCGATTGGTACGCCGAGGAGATCAAGCGCGACTATGGCCGCGTCCTGGTCCGGCCGCCGGGGCAGCTTTCACGCGTGATGCACGAGCCGGTCGGACCGGTGGCGACGTTCACCCCGTGGAATTTCCCGATCTATCTGCTCGCGAAAAAGGTCGCCGCCGCACTTGCCGCCGGCTGCTCGGTGATTGCCAAGCCGCCGGAGGAGACGCCGGGCAACACGCTCGCAGTCGCCCAGGCGCTCGACGATGCCGGCCTGCCCAAGGGCGTGTTCCAATTGGTCCACGGCGTGCCGGACATGGTCAGCCGCCACCTCATCGCGTCGCCCACGATCCGCAAGGTCAGCTTCACCGGGTCGACCGCGGTCGGCAAGCACTTGATGAAGCTGTGCGCCGACAGCATGACCCGGGTGACGATGGAGCTTGGCGGCCACGCGCCGGTGCTGATCTTCGACGATTGCGACTTGGAAAAGACGCTGGACATGGTGGTCCCGCAGAAATTCCGGAACGCGGGCCAGGTCTGCGTGTCGCCGACCCGATTCTACGTGCAGGAATCCATCTACGAGGCCTTCATCAAAGGCTTTGCCGAGCGCACCCGCAAGGTGACGATGGGTGACGGCCTGGAGGCGGAAACCAGGATGGGTCCGCTGGCCAACAAGCGGCGTCCCGAAGCGATCGGCGCCCTGGTTGCGGACGCCAAGGCGAAGGGCGCGCGCCTGGTCGAAGGCGGCGAACCGGGCGACAGCGGTTTCTTCTTCCGGCCGACCCTGCTTGCGGACGTCCCGGTCGAAGCCGACATCATGAATACCGAACCCTTCGGCCCCGTTGCCGTGTCACGCGCCTTCAAGGACATGGACGAAGCGATCGAGCAGGCGAACCGCCTTCCGTTCGGTCTGGCCGCCTTTGCCTTCACCGAGAACGGTCGCCGAGCCAACTTGCTTGGCGACGCGATCGAAGCCGGCATGGTCGGGATCAACACCTTCGCCATTTCGGTCGCTGACGCGCCATTCGGCGGGGTCAAGGATTCGGGCTTCGGCAGCGAGGGCGGCAAGGAAGGGCTCGAGACCTACCAGGTCGTCAAGGCGATCCACCAGGCCTAG
- a CDS encoding SCP2 sterol-binding domain-containing protein produces the protein MTKQELVSKMQENRAWVAGKTVKLDFGSEGTVLLDGASEQVTEADGAADTTIKTSWEDWQKMAAGELDGMTAFMTGKLKVEGDMSNAMQLQGVLAKLKG, from the coding sequence ATGACCAAGCAGGAACTCGTTTCGAAGATGCAGGAAAACCGGGCCTGGGTTGCCGGCAAGACGGTAAAGCTCGACTTCGGTTCGGAAGGCACGGTCCTTCTGGATGGCGCGTCGGAGCAGGTTACCGAAGCCGACGGTGCGGCCGACACGACGATCAAGACCAGCTGGGAAGACTGGCAGAAAATGGCCGCTGGCGAGCTCGACGGCATGACCGCTTTCATGACCGGCAAGCTCAAGGTCGAAGGCGATATGTCGAACGCCATGCAGCTGCAGGGCGTGCTCGCCAAGCTCAAGGGCTAG